In Sporosarcina psychrophila, a genomic segment contains:
- a CDS encoding toxic anion resistance protein — protein MEETKNYEVEVLTENKAEALRLQLRQDPEVQNLVRSIDTRNQTGLLEFGKEPAVEISTFADRILASMRSSSVTDSGEMLKQLGKTMDKFDKNDFDEPKGFLGKFFKRGDKLIEKVFGKYQTLGKEIEGIHIEISKYKDEMIRSTTNMDEMYDQNYNYYMALEKYVVAGQIKAEELRALVPGLEQRSAGGDQLAQMELDTMNNAIQSLEERVYDLEMARMVALQTAPQLRVLQRGNTKLIGKINSAFITTIPIFKNGIIQAVAAKRQKLVADSMDELDKRTNEMLLKNSQNIARQSVEIARTAGGPSIKIETIEESWSTIVKGLEETRAIEDENKRTREDGMKRIAQLQDSMKNFGK, from the coding sequence ATGGAAGAAACAAAGAATTATGAAGTGGAAGTATTGACGGAAAACAAAGCGGAAGCACTACGCTTACAGTTACGACAGGATCCAGAGGTTCAAAATTTAGTCCGGTCAATCGATACTAGAAACCAGACCGGATTATTAGAATTTGGGAAAGAACCGGCCGTTGAAATTTCCACTTTTGCTGATCGCATATTGGCTTCCATGCGTTCATCGAGTGTAACTGATTCAGGCGAGATGTTGAAACAACTTGGGAAAACGATGGATAAATTCGATAAAAATGACTTTGACGAGCCAAAAGGTTTTTTGGGCAAGTTTTTCAAGCGTGGAGATAAATTAATTGAAAAAGTGTTCGGCAAATACCAAACGCTCGGCAAGGAAATCGAAGGCATACACATCGAAATTTCAAAGTATAAAGACGAAATGATTCGTTCAACGACCAATATGGACGAAATGTATGACCAAAACTATAACTATTACATGGCACTTGAAAAGTATGTTGTAGCTGGGCAGATTAAAGCTGAAGAGCTGCGGGCGCTCGTTCCAGGTCTTGAACAAAGATCAGCAGGCGGCGATCAATTAGCGCAGATGGAATTAGATACTATGAATAATGCGATACAGTCGCTTGAAGAGCGGGTCTATGACCTTGAAATGGCAAGAATGGTCGCGTTGCAGACAGCACCCCAGCTCCGGGTCTTACAACGCGGTAATACGAAACTTATTGGGAAAATCAATTCTGCATTCATTACAACGATTCCAATATTTAAAAACGGTATCATCCAAGCGGTTGCTGCGAAACGTCAAAAACTTGTGGCAGATTCTATGGATGAACTTGATAAAAGAACAAATGAAATGTTACTAAAAAACTCGCAGAATATCGCTAGACAAAGTGTGGAAATTGCCCGTACTGCAGGAGGTCCGAGTATTAAAATTGAAACGATTGAAGAAAGTTGGAGCACAATCGTGAAAGGGCTCGAGGAAACGAGAGCTATTGAAGATGAAAACAAACGTACAAGGGAAGATGGCATGAAACGGATTGCACAGCTACAGGACAGTATGAAAAATTTCGGTAAGTGA
- a CDS encoding YceG family protein has product MIRKLILKKVEYSNWATELSKPIATRPDYQLGEERIQYSQIATRIVGSGFDETEYMIELYTASQAPGVYVLSETLDKNMPPERFQAIQRIYDLIQEKPNLSINRFVAFLEGAQLLPKYGEDPDFNRLIRSTLIEVFELFKKNHAGAFHHPEFRRVFLDIIKWTWNHIDPWVKGTPIDKDIPHIIWYGDMNKSQMYFLFYTILLGMDVVILHPEGKDDFKELDPDNNWSFLTEYPTTMKIQPFPQEEPKRQGTVAYRASKEIDHVLHHEGSAYYKPWQFRNHLPVAVTLKTTYDEIFLLAKEKAFIRPNFSANGDEVKIPALFAKVSGVSTSRKEYWDKMHRLTSQPNCVVVKKFPFIQETKANNQYHYQHALGKDGRLVPEKMMQSNWWQYGQLHDGAQLGLAAAISRICAHSKMKAQPGETPEQVSLYLFTQATSIPEELINLLQTFDYAQEVPKVILYNNEVNGILSRADAALLLLLNEIGLDIILYNPPGHNDLEHFIGKEYFDHHMLEDMVFDLSFQENKKDASIVSGFLNRLFNGRD; this is encoded by the coding sequence ATGATAAGGAAACTGATACTTAAGAAGGTTGAATACTCGAATTGGGCAACCGAACTCAGCAAGCCAATTGCTACCCGCCCTGATTATCAATTGGGAGAAGAACGTATACAATACAGTCAGATTGCTACACGTATTGTCGGATCAGGTTTTGATGAAACAGAATATATGATTGAATTATACACAGCGAGCCAGGCCCCTGGTGTGTATGTATTATCTGAAACACTTGATAAGAACATGCCACCAGAACGATTTCAAGCCATCCAGCGAATTTATGATCTTATTCAGGAAAAACCGAATCTATCGATTAACCGCTTTGTAGCTTTTTTGGAGGGGGCACAGTTGCTTCCAAAATACGGCGAAGACCCTGATTTCAATAGATTAATCCGGTCAACACTCATTGAGGTATTTGAACTATTCAAGAAAAATCATGCGGGTGCATTTCATCATCCGGAATTCCGACGAGTTTTTCTTGATATCATCAAATGGACGTGGAATCATATTGATCCATGGGTCAAGGGAACACCGATCGATAAGGATATCCCACACATTATCTGGTACGGCGATATGAACAAAAGTCAGATGTATTTTCTGTTCTATACAATCTTATTGGGAATGGATGTTGTCATTCTTCATCCGGAAGGAAAAGACGATTTTAAAGAGCTTGATCCTGACAACAACTGGTCCTTCTTGACGGAATATCCGACCACCATGAAAATCCAACCTTTTCCGCAAGAAGAACCGAAACGACAAGGGACAGTCGCATACCGTGCTTCGAAAGAAATCGATCACGTACTTCACCATGAAGGTTCTGCTTATTATAAGCCATGGCAATTCCGCAACCATCTCCCCGTGGCAGTTACATTAAAAACGACATATGACGAGATTTTTCTATTGGCGAAAGAAAAGGCATTTATACGACCAAATTTCTCTGCCAATGGGGATGAAGTGAAGATACCCGCATTGTTCGCGAAAGTTTCCGGCGTTTCAACCAGCCGAAAAGAATATTGGGATAAAATGCATCGGCTCACTAGCCAACCGAATTGTGTAGTAGTGAAAAAATTCCCATTCATACAAGAAACGAAAGCGAATAACCAATATCATTACCAGCATGCACTTGGCAAAGATGGTCGTTTGGTCCCGGAAAAAATGATGCAAAGCAACTGGTGGCAGTACGGTCAACTACATGACGGTGCTCAACTAGGACTCGCGGCGGCCATTTCAAGGATTTGCGCCCATTCGAAGATGAAGGCACAACCGGGGGAAACACCGGAACAAGTCTCTCTCTATTTGTTCACACAGGCAACTTCCATACCGGAAGAATTGATCAACCTTTTGCAAACGTTTGATTATGCGCAAGAGGTTCCAAAAGTGATTTTATATAACAATGAAGTTAATGGTATTTTGTCTAGGGCAGATGCAGCATTACTGTTACTGTTGAATGAAATTGGACTTGATATTATCTTATATAATCCACCCGGTCACAATGATCTGGAGCACTTTATTGGGAAAGAATATTTTGATCATCATATGCTGGAAGACATGGTGTTCGATCTATCCTTTCAGGAGAATAAAAAGGATGCATCAATTGTAAGCGGTTTTTTAAATCGACTTTTTAACGGAAGGGATTGA
- a CDS encoding phosphoribosylaminoimidazolesuccinocarboxamide synthase, which produces MELIYKGKTKDVYKLDGNNVLLKFKDDVTGEDGVFDPGANTVGLSIEGAGQSGLRMTKYFFEKMADKDIPTHYVDANIDEVTMTVRSAKVFGKGLEVICRYRAVGSFLRRYGAYCEEGQPLDAFVEVTLKDDDRNDPPINKDGLAQLGLLTTDEYVTLEALTKEISGVVRAELAAKGLDLYDIKLEFGRDAESGKIMLIDEISGGNMRVYKDGTYIAPMDLEKLILA; this is translated from the coding sequence ATGGAACTCATATATAAAGGGAAGACGAAAGATGTATACAAATTGGACGGCAACAATGTACTACTGAAATTTAAAGATGATGTAACCGGAGAAGACGGGGTTTTCGATCCTGGCGCGAACACAGTTGGCTTATCGATTGAAGGCGCGGGGCAATCCGGACTTCGGATGACGAAATATTTCTTTGAAAAAATGGCGGATAAAGATATTCCTACTCATTATGTAGATGCTAATATTGATGAAGTAACGATGACAGTACGATCAGCGAAGGTATTCGGCAAAGGCCTTGAAGTGATTTGCAGATACCGCGCTGTTGGAAGCTTCTTACGTAGATACGGTGCGTACTGTGAAGAAGGACAACCTTTGGATGCCTTCGTAGAAGTCACGCTCAAAGACGATGACCGTAACGACCCGCCGATAAACAAGGATGGACTAGCACAACTTGGTCTATTGACAACTGATGAATACGTTACGCTCGAAGCATTAACGAAAGAGATTTCAGGCGTAGTTAGAGCTGAACTTGCAGCAAAAGGTCTTGACTTGTATGATATTAAACTCGAGTTTGGACGCGACGCTGAATCAGGTAAAATCATGCTGATTGACGAAATTTCCGGTGGGAATATGCGCGTCTATAAAGACGGTACATATATTGCACCAATGGATCTTGAAAAATTGATACTTGCATAG
- a CDS encoding thiazole synthase, with the protein MIMLTIGNKTFNSRLLLGTGKYPSFDVQKEAVRVSESEILTFAVRRMNIFEPSQPNFLEQLDLSKYTLLPNTAGAKTAEEAVRIAKLAKASGLCDMIKVEIIGCDRSLLPDPVETLRATEMLLDEGFIVLPYTSDDVVLARRLCEMGVHAIMPGASPIGSGRGILNPLNLSFIIEQSNVPVIIDAGIGSPKDAAYAMELGADAVLLNTAVSEAGDPIKMALAMKLAIEAGRLGYEAGRMPMRDYAVASSPLEGLVTN; encoded by the coding sequence ATAATTATGCTAACAATCGGCAATAAAACATTCAATTCAAGACTATTACTAGGTACAGGAAAATACCCGTCATTTGATGTGCAAAAAGAGGCAGTGCGTGTATCGGAGTCAGAAATTCTTACGTTCGCAGTAAGACGTATGAATATCTTCGAGCCATCACAACCAAATTTCTTGGAACAACTCGATCTTTCGAAATATACACTATTACCAAATACAGCGGGCGCAAAAACAGCGGAAGAAGCGGTACGCATCGCGAAACTGGCGAAAGCATCAGGACTTTGTGACATGATTAAAGTTGAAATCATCGGTTGTGACCGATCATTACTCCCGGATCCAGTAGAAACACTTCGGGCAACTGAAATGCTGTTAGATGAAGGATTCATCGTCCTGCCTTATACGTCAGATGATGTTGTGCTCGCACGTAGGTTATGCGAAATGGGCGTTCATGCAATCATGCCAGGCGCATCCCCTATCGGATCAGGGCGCGGTATTTTGAATCCACTTAACTTGTCGTTCATCATTGAACAATCCAATGTACCCGTTATTATCGATGCAGGAATTGGCTCGCCGAAAGATGCAGCTTATGCAATGGAGCTTGGCGCTGACGCAGTTTTATTGAACACAGCGGTATCAGAAGCTGGAGATCCGATTAAAATGGCCCTTGCCATGAAGCTCGCGATTGAAGCGGGACGACTCGGCTATGAAGCAGGCCGGATGCCGATGCGCGATTATGCGGTTGCAAGTAGCCCACTGGAAGGACTTGTAACGAATTGA
- a CDS encoding TerD family protein: MIELKKKGQSINLTKKGNDVGEILVNLNWNQNSKAAKSGGFLSSLFGGGQKNFDLDLGCLYELNSGEKGCVQALGNAFGSLKDGPYIQLDHDDRTGASTGGENLRINGSRIKDIKRVLVYAFIYEGAANWSEAGGIVKLTYGGGEDIVVKLDEHRNGQIMCAIAMIENVQNETFSVKRLVDYFPGHAKMDQAYGWGMSWQAGSK, from the coding sequence ATGATCGAACTGAAGAAAAAAGGGCAGTCCATAAATTTAACGAAAAAAGGAAATGATGTAGGTGAGATTCTAGTTAACTTGAACTGGAATCAAAACTCCAAAGCGGCTAAAAGTGGCGGATTCCTATCCTCGCTGTTTGGTGGCGGACAGAAAAACTTTGATTTAGATCTTGGTTGCCTGTATGAATTGAATTCAGGAGAAAAGGGCTGTGTTCAGGCACTAGGTAATGCTTTTGGTTCGTTGAAAGATGGTCCATATATTCAGCTTGACCATGACGATCGTACGGGGGCTTCGACAGGCGGAGAAAATCTACGTATCAACGGTTCCCGTATTAAAGATATTAAACGCGTGCTTGTGTATGCATTCATTTATGAGGGCGCTGCAAATTGGTCAGAAGCGGGCGGGATCGTCAAGTTGACATACGGCGGTGGAGAAGATATTGTCGTCAAGCTTGATGAGCACCGCAACGGACAAATTATGTGTGCAATTGCAATGATTGAAAATGTACAAAACGAGACGTTTAGCGTCAAAAGACTTGTCGACTATTTTCCAGGGCATGCCAAGATGGACCAGGCTTATGGATGGGGAATGAGTTGGCAAGCTGGTTCGAAGTAA
- a CDS encoding thiamine phosphate synthase, producing MKIIAVTDDKMERSQLLDTLLAIEPFIDAAILREKSKMDSEIIALIRQLIESGFDSTKLIVHGRTNVASITGINKVQLPGYGEPLTLLKKKFPAISFGRSVHSYGEAETAYKEGADWILYGHLFETSSKVGLPPRGTNELFQIVESLPIPIYAIGGIQPHHLPQLNQGGVAGIAVMSSIFGSDNPEVATTAYKDANHVTTS from the coding sequence ATGAAGATAATTGCCGTAACAGATGACAAAATGGAACGTAGCCAATTGCTTGATACATTGCTAGCAATCGAACCTTTTATCGACGCAGCCATCTTACGTGAGAAATCGAAAATGGATTCAGAAATAATAGCGTTGATTCGACAATTAATCGAATCTGGCTTTGATTCAACTAAACTAATTGTCCATGGGCGAACGAATGTCGCTTCAATTACCGGGATTAACAAAGTTCAACTTCCCGGATACGGCGAACCGCTAACGCTACTCAAAAAAAAATTCCCGGCTATCTCCTTCGGCAGATCTGTCCACTCTTATGGTGAAGCTGAAACTGCTTATAAAGAAGGTGCTGACTGGATTCTTTATGGTCATTTATTCGAGACAAGTTCAAAAGTCGGCCTCCCTCCCCGTGGAACCAATGAGCTTTTTCAAATCGTCGAATCCCTACCAATTCCTATCTACGCAATTGGTGGAATTCAGCCCCATCACCTTCCGCAATTAAATCAAGGCGGAGTTGCAGGAATTGCAGTGATGTCGTCCATTTTTGGCAGTGACAATCCTGAAGTTGCCACAACAGCCTATAAGGATGCCAACCATGTCACAACCAGTTGA
- a CDS encoding ThiF family adenylyltransferase, with the protein MIEKYSRQALFAPIGDVGQKRIRKTSIFILGAGALGSSGAEMLVRAGVGRVTIVDRDIIESTNLHRQQLYTEQDVIEQLPKAVAAEKRLTAINSDVAITGIVVDVTPQNVLDLMTDHDLVLDATDNIETRLLANDAALKLGIPFFMGACVGSYGLTFPIGIQDNQPCLHCLLETLPSQTLTCDTVGVISPVVVTTAARQVTDVLKYITGTPFGPKLESADLWTGDRASIGVASMKKAGCPSCSENAVYPFLSARESMKTAVLCGRDTVQLSWPKSRKFELLPFAESIRGSVSKLIHNPHLVACEYNGHRIVLFRDGRMLVHGTKDIVTAKKIAAGLLG; encoded by the coding sequence TTGATTGAAAAATATTCACGTCAGGCATTATTCGCTCCAATTGGCGATGTCGGCCAAAAAAGGATTCGTAAAACTAGTATTTTCATATTAGGTGCCGGCGCGCTTGGCTCATCCGGTGCCGAAATGCTCGTCCGTGCAGGCGTTGGACGTGTAACGATTGTGGACCGGGATATTATCGAGTCGACCAATCTGCATCGCCAGCAATTGTATACGGAACAAGACGTCATTGAGCAATTGCCAAAAGCAGTTGCGGCGGAGAAACGATTGACGGCGATTAATAGCGATGTAGCTATAACAGGTATTGTAGTCGATGTAACGCCACAAAACGTCCTCGATCTAATGACCGACCATGATTTAGTATTGGATGCAACAGACAATATTGAAACACGGCTGCTAGCGAACGATGCAGCGCTGAAACTCGGCATCCCCTTTTTCATGGGGGCATGTGTCGGAAGTTATGGCCTAACGTTTCCGATTGGCATTCAAGACAACCAGCCGTGTCTACATTGCTTGCTAGAAACATTGCCATCACAGACATTAACATGTGATACAGTCGGCGTCATCAGCCCGGTTGTGGTTACTACAGCGGCTCGGCAAGTTACTGACGTGTTGAAATATATAACGGGAACACCTTTTGGACCGAAACTCGAATCTGCTGATTTATGGACAGGCGACCGCGCTTCAATTGGAGTTGCAAGCATGAAGAAAGCCGGTTGCCCAAGTTGTTCCGAAAATGCAGTATATCCGTTCCTTTCTGCTCGTGAGTCTATGAAAACAGCGGTGCTTTGTGGACGTGACACCGTTCAATTATCTTGGCCTAAAAGTAGAAAGTTTGAACTCCTCCCTTTTGCCGAATCAATTCGCGGAAGCGTCTCAAAATTAATTCACAACCCGCATCTCGTCGCCTGTGAATACAACGGTCACCGCATCGTGCTGTTCCGTGACGGTCGCATGCTTGTACATGGAACGAAAGATATTGTAACTGCGAAGAAAATTGCTGCCGGGTTGCTAGGATAA
- the thiS gene encoding sulfur carrier protein ThiS encodes MKRTIELNGNRYDMPAEVENVQELLGHLELAERIVIVEMNRDILAKDAYDKPINDCDQIEIIHFVGGG; translated from the coding sequence ATGAAGCGAACAATCGAACTGAACGGCAATCGGTATGACATGCCCGCAGAAGTTGAAAATGTGCAGGAACTGCTTGGGCATCTGGAACTTGCGGAACGCATCGTCATCGTGGAAATGAACCGAGATATTCTTGCGAAAGACGCATATGACAAACCGATCAACGACTGCGACCAAATAGAAATCATTCACTTTGTAGGAGGAGGATAA
- a CDS encoding RrF2 family transcriptional regulator, which translates to MQMKTGVEQSVYAILMLNMLPDRAVLPGDAISQQLGTSPTYFQKLLRKLVSADLITSVSGVKGGFKLKKKPEEIRIYDIYLAIEGQQSLYSASGILDDMLDLEKEDTGCLLTDLMGEAESVWKFVLKRETIASLSDGIQTERYQEKVEFLQELIREKMVL; encoded by the coding sequence ATGCAAATGAAAACAGGCGTTGAGCAGTCTGTTTATGCGATTCTCATGCTAAACATGCTGCCGGATAGAGCAGTACTACCAGGAGATGCAATCAGCCAGCAACTGGGAACCTCACCAACATATTTTCAAAAGTTGTTGAGAAAACTGGTCAGTGCAGACTTGATTACTTCTGTGTCAGGTGTAAAAGGCGGGTTCAAATTAAAGAAAAAGCCCGAAGAGATTCGGATATACGATATTTATCTCGCAATAGAGGGTCAGCAATCCCTTTATTCCGCGAGCGGGATTCTCGACGACATGCTTGATTTGGAAAAAGAAGATACAGGTTGTTTGTTAACGGACTTAATGGGAGAAGCTGAATCGGTTTGGAAATTCGTACTGAAGCGTGAAACAATCGCATCCCTATCAGATGGAATTCAGACAGAGCGCTATCAAGAGAAAGTGGAATTTCTACAAGAATTGATTCGCGAAAAAATGGTTCTGTGA
- the thiO gene encoding glycine oxidase ThiO, with translation MSQPVDVVVIGGGIIGCSTAYYLAKEGLSVHLVERDKIAQGTTRAAGGMLGAHSEYLNDTFYSFAQESQVLYSEFQRDAGVDFGYTTGGIVQFACSEEERIALSRWKNAVHLSAEQVRERIPHVAPPAFGAYLFEEDVHVHPEKACLAYCAAAKSLGATVSEQATVDEITLLNGGYQIRIASSVINAKHLVIASGAASAKLVSGLQMTAVKGQCMQLNAVGMQLPYTLFHKGCYVIPRSGGTLVIGATMEYGHTDLQITDAGNLALSAIAERFIPGLSRLPVMNRWAGLRPKTVDDLPYIGRIPGNENMYIAAGHFRNGILLAPATACLIRDLIIGNEVNTERIKAFDPKRGIFHEANNRTERQSV, from the coding sequence ATGTCACAACCAGTTGATGTTGTCGTTATTGGGGGAGGGATTATTGGTTGCAGTACAGCTTATTATTTAGCAAAAGAGGGTTTGTCAGTTCACCTTGTTGAACGCGATAAAATCGCTCAAGGCACTACTCGGGCGGCTGGCGGCATGCTTGGTGCACACTCTGAATATTTGAATGACACCTTTTATTCATTCGCGCAAGAAAGTCAGGTACTGTATTCAGAATTCCAACGTGATGCAGGGGTTGACTTCGGTTATACAACTGGTGGTATTGTTCAGTTTGCTTGTTCCGAAGAAGAACGAATTGCCCTCTCCCGTTGGAAAAACGCAGTTCATCTTTCAGCTGAACAAGTTCGCGAACGAATTCCACATGTCGCCCCTCCTGCTTTTGGTGCGTATCTTTTTGAAGAAGACGTTCATGTTCATCCTGAAAAGGCTTGTCTGGCATATTGCGCAGCGGCTAAAAGTTTGGGCGCTACTGTTTCAGAACAGGCCACAGTCGATGAAATCACACTGTTAAATGGCGGCTATCAGATACGCATTGCGTCGTCCGTTATCAACGCAAAACATCTAGTCATTGCAAGCGGTGCAGCGAGTGCCAAGCTTGTGTCAGGGCTGCAAATGACCGCAGTGAAAGGCCAATGTATGCAACTCAATGCGGTAGGCATGCAATTACCTTATACACTTTTCCATAAAGGCTGTTACGTAATTCCACGCTCGGGTGGAACGCTCGTCATCGGGGCCACGATGGAATACGGACATACAGACTTGCAGATAACTGATGCCGGTAATTTGGCATTAAGTGCTATTGCGGAACGTTTTATACCTGGTCTTTCCCGCCTTCCTGTTATGAACAGATGGGCAGGTCTACGTCCAAAAACCGTTGACGACTTACCGTATATCGGTCGGATTCCAGGGAATGAAAATATGTATATTGCAGCTGGTCATTTCAGAAATGGGATTTTATTGGCGCCTGCAACCGCCTGCTTGATTCGTGATTTGATCATCGGAAATGAAGTGAATACAGAACGGATTAAGGCATTTGATCCGAAAAGGGGGATTTTTCATGAAGCGAACAATCGAACTGAACGGCAATCGGTATGA
- a CDS encoding YebC/PmpR family DNA-binding transcriptional regulator, producing the protein MGRKWNNIKEKKASRDADTSRIYAKFGREIYVVAKQGEPDPELNQALKFVVERAKTYSVPKAIIDRAIEKAKGGSEENFDELRYEGFGPNGSMVIVDTLTNNVNRTASEVRAAFGKNGGNMGVSGSVSYMFDATAVIGIEGMSADDVLELLMDADVEVRDILDEEESVIIYAEPDQFHAVQAALKSAGITEFNVAEITMLAQNDLTLSPEAQAQFEKMIDVLDDLEDVQQVHHNVHLDD; encoded by the coding sequence ATGGGCCGTAAATGGAACAATATCAAAGAGAAAAAAGCTTCAAGAGATGCGGACACGAGTCGCATTTATGCTAAATTCGGACGCGAAATTTATGTAGTAGCGAAGCAAGGCGAGCCTGATCCTGAATTGAATCAAGCGCTAAAATTTGTCGTAGAACGCGCAAAAACATATAGTGTACCAAAAGCGATTATTGACCGGGCAATTGAAAAAGCAAAAGGTGGTTCAGAAGAAAACTTTGACGAGCTTCGCTATGAAGGATTCGGACCAAATGGCTCGATGGTTATTGTCGATACACTGACAAATAACGTCAATCGTACAGCATCAGAAGTACGCGCCGCATTCGGTAAAAATGGCGGTAATATGGGTGTCAGCGGATCCGTTTCCTATATGTTTGATGCGACTGCAGTTATCGGAATTGAAGGTATGTCCGCCGACGACGTTCTCGAACTTCTAATGGATGCGGACGTCGAAGTGCGTGATATTCTAGATGAAGAGGAATCGGTCATCATCTATGCTGAGCCAGACCAGTTCCATGCTGTACAGGCAGCTTTAAAAAGTGCTGGTATTACAGAATTTAACGTCGCTGAAATAACAATGCTTGCACAAAACGACTTGACTCTGTCACCAGAAGCTCAAGCACAATTCGAGAAAATGATTGATGTACTAGATGATTTGGAAGATGTTCAACAAGTGCATCATAACGTCCACTTAGACGACTAA
- a CDS encoding YitT family protein, giving the protein MFFLEAKRIIVVIFGSLLLAISLNFFLINANVYASGFAGAAQLTSSVLNDFIGVEISTGILLLLFNIPVFILGWYKVGKGFTIYSIVSVIFVTIFLELLPVLSLSNDIILNAVFGGVIAGVGVGISMKLGASTGGMDIIAMVLSRLQDKPIGTYFLLLNGIIIVLAGFLYEPENALYTMLALYVTTVVIDALHTRHEKVTAMIVTQKADELQHAIHQKMVRGITILPAKGAYSKEDKHMLYLVITRYELYDLEKIINEIDPNAFTNIVQTAGVYGFFRREGDQVK; this is encoded by the coding sequence ATGTTTTTCTTAGAAGCAAAACGCATTATTGTCGTTATCTTTGGTTCCTTGTTACTTGCAATCTCGCTTAACTTCTTTTTAATCAATGCAAATGTCTATGCCAGCGGATTTGCGGGTGCTGCGCAACTGACATCTAGTGTATTAAATGATTTCATCGGCGTTGAGATTAGTACAGGAATATTATTGTTACTATTCAATATTCCCGTCTTTATATTAGGATGGTACAAAGTAGGTAAAGGATTTACCATCTATAGCATCGTTTCCGTTATCTTTGTTACAATTTTCTTAGAACTCTTACCTGTCCTATCTCTATCAAACGATATTATTCTAAATGCCGTGTTTGGCGGTGTAATTGCAGGTGTAGGAGTTGGGATTTCGATGAAACTTGGGGCATCTACAGGCGGAATGGATATTATCGCTATGGTCCTATCACGCTTACAAGATAAGCCTATTGGAACCTATTTTTTACTGCTGAACGGTATCATAATCGTCTTGGCAGGTTTTCTGTATGAACCGGAAAACGCATTATATACGATGTTAGCATTGTATGTAACTACAGTTGTGATTGACGCACTCCATACACGTCACGAAAAAGTGACCGCAATGATTGTTACACAAAAGGCAGACGAATTACAGCATGCGATTCATCAGAAAATGGTACGTGGCATAACGATTCTTCCCGCAAAAGGTGCGTATTCAAAAGAGGATAAGCATATGCTTTATCTTGTGATCACTCGTTATGAATTATATGATTTGGAAAAAATAATTAATGAAATAGATCCAAATGCGTTTACGAATATTGTTCAAACTGCTGGTGTTTACGGATTCTTTAGACGTGAAGGCGATCAAGTTAAATAA